In a genomic window of Besnoitia besnoiti strain Bb-Ger1 chromosome XI, whole genome shotgun sequence:
- a CDS encoding DEAD/DEAH box helicase domain-containing protein (encoded by transcript BESB_019200): MGASRFLVSFLTVLSITGVAILSTAQYGRAVVFAKRAGRSRCTPASVSRIPTVFCGWTSAAVGNQPARRHVWRWTKATGNLASASDEVSSLYRDILQKPDPRGYQYRQAPHLHLDACFVPVLPAVPWRQRDFPPSARSLRGPVVPAGHWPQTFKKALSTTFFSNATGQQDVSTIATAGTGPQGVPGLHGKARSEEQFPGGDSPRNGPACRGSPFGDRLVFPRLGVFPDFVDSLSNFNVREATEIQQLSIPAILEGRDTVIGAETGSGKTLGYVVGLVQNILLQKMIHEKKEDAAVLQKTDLPIPRHHPYAVVIVPTRELALQVVAWARRLCRKTTITAQLMLGTYARWPFGTLAIPTSPDLVVCTPPVLAPFAKGGHTKDLTPFREIQMVAVDEADMLLEGGYRQTMEGIFTAFRRADRQCTAKGLRRTQYIFTAATIPDRGPKSVRKIISRLCPKATFFCTDNLHQHRQLLEQEFVEVSSLAPDEERIHLLLRRLKDLGGHEKIMVFCNTAQTARRVFEALEKELPAARPKLFSSEMDQKDRSFNLGVFARGKSKILVCTDAASRGLDIAGVTLVIQYDFALSAITHLHRVGRVARGGQPGKALNFFLDSQKVLVGVIRKAAEDPVSTSVADAFSRKRSFRKKMRDNQSLDGQREGTSETVGSPSTLHQGQGVCGNRKAEEQSTSDQFFAETSPDAAC, encoded by the coding sequence GATCCTGAGTACTGCTCAATACGGCAGAGCTGTTGTTTTTGCCAAGCGAGCCGGCCGTAGCCGGTGCACGCCTGCAAGCGTGTCTCGTATCCCGACCGTTTTCTGCGGATGGACATCTGCTGCTGTCGGAAACCAGCCAGCCCGGCGTCACGTGTGGCGCTGGACAAAAGCGACTGGGAAtctggcgtcggcgagcgacgaagTGTCGTCACTCTATCGTGATATCCTTCAGAAGCCTGACCCTCGTGGCTACCAGTATAGGCAGGCGCCTCATCTTCACCTGGATGCCTGCTTCGTGCCCGTGTTACCAGCTGTTCCATGGAGGCAGCGAGATTTTCCGCCGTCTGCTAGGTCTCTTCGTGGGCCAGTCGTGCCTGCTGGGCATTGGCCCCAAACATTTAAAAAAGCATTATCCACAACTTTCTTCAGCAATGCGACTGGTCAACAAGATGTCAGTACGATAGCTACAGCCGGCACGGGACCGCAAGGGGTCCCGGGTCTCCACGGTAAAGCGAGATCTGAAGAGCAGTTTCCAGGTGGCGATAGTCCGAGAAATGGTCCGGCTTGCCGGGGGTCACCTTTCGGCGACAGGTTGGTTTTCCCGAGGCTCGGCGTGTTTCCAGACTTTGTGGACTCTTTGTCAAACTTCAATGTTAGGGAAGCGACAGAGATACAGCAACTATCAATCCCAGCTATATTAGAGGGCCGCGACACCGTGATCGGAGCCGAGACCGGGAGTGGAAAAACGCTAGGTTATGTTGTAGGGTTGGTGCAGAACATTCTCCTTCAAAAAATGATCCATGAAAAgaaggaggacgcagcggTGCTGCAGAAAACAGATCTCCCCATTCCGCGGCATCATCCGTATGCTGTGGTCATAGTTCCGACCAGAGAGCTTGCCCTCCAAGTAGTGGCCTGGGCTCGTCGTCTTTGCCGAAAGACCACAATAACTGCGCAGTTGATGCTCGGGACGTATGCACGGTGGCCTTTTGGCACGCTGGCAATTCCAACATCACCCGATCTTGTGGTATGCACTCCACCTGTTCTGGCGCCGTTTGCAAAGGGGGGGCATACCAAAGACCTGACTCCGTTCCGAGAGATCCAGATGGTTGCCGTGGACGAGGCTGACATGCTCCTTGAGGGTGGTTACCGGCAAACGATGGAGGGCATCTTCACGGCTTTTCGCAGGGCAGACCGGCAGTGCACTGCAAAAGGACTACGGCGGACACAGTACATCTTTACAGCTGCGACCATACCCGATAGAGGACCAAAGTCTGTTCGAAAGATAATCAGTCGTCTGTGTCCAAAGGCAACCTTCTTCTGCACTGACAACCTTCACCAACACAGGCAACTGCTGGAGCAGGAGTTCGTCGAGGTCTCGTCACTGGCACCAGATGAAGAGCGGATAcatcttcttctgcgcaggTTGAAGGATCTTGGAGGGCATGAAAAGATTATGGTTTTCTGCAATACGGCACAAACGGCGCGGAGAGTATTCGAGGCCTTGGAGAAGGAGCTACCAGCTGCGAGGCCCAAGCTCTTTTCCTCAGAAATGGACCAAAAAGACCGGTCGTTTAACCTGGGCGTCTTTGCGAGGGGGAAAAGCAAGATCCTTGTCTGCACTGACGCAGCATCACGAGGACTCGATATAGCTGGTGTAACTCTTGTGATACAGTACGATTTTGCGTTGAGCGCTATCACCCATCTGCACCGCGTCGGACGCGTTGCGCGTGGCGGACAGCCTGGCAAGGCCCTGAACTTTTTTCTTGACAGCCAGAAAGTGCTAGTGGGTGTCATTCGAAAGGCAGCGGAAGATCCCGTCTCTACATCTGTGGCAGATGCTTTCAGTCGGAAGCGTTCTTTCAGGAAAAAGATGAGGGATAACCAAAGCTTAGACGGTCAGCGTGAAGGAACCAGTGAGACAGTTGGATCCCCAAGCACCCTTCATCAAGGCCAAGGTGTGTGTGGCAATCGCAAAGCAGAAGAACAGTCCACTTCTGACCAGTTCTTTGCGGAGACTAGCCCCGACGCAGCTTGCTGA
- a CDS encoding hypothetical protein (encoded by transcript BESB_019210): MPVQPPVHYAIHSQRTVPKWRWNPYAEAPPAPMLKSDVVAEEDLSIPALVQLYQAEVTALTEAHEEIMRDKRHLEKLLEPYISSRSPEHATEPGEDILLYKEGFDIRLQQFNENCKKASKLEWILQRKLAQVAEKEEKSVVAHPCQVQATCRALKKIKDQERLIKLLQRELDECLHYNDLYAEQLRKMRSECSSLPVGAKPQPPFYSVRTLHQDYDTSSKYSSDWMRLIRVNPSENVLPRLVHEASPKGPFRPGYRPPRDTQPRKLVEPPPGILPEAGQRVTEDQSTATSQLFKALAGITAAANDIRKSAVSEAAREPRRRRSRESSGIPSQASPRDGRQRSRTENLTRREPSPRVSPRWPPAEAAVSQTEAAEADLFLQRSIRSEGLLRKMTSRTLASPRTAVRMGTRTLRSPSAEVSERPVISLSRAMSSAFLGG; this comes from the coding sequence ATGCCAGTACAACCTCCTGTCCATTACGCCATTCACTCACAGAGGACCGTTCCGAAATGGAGGTGGAATCCATACGCAGAGGCTCCCCCGGCTCCTATGTTGAAGAGTGACGTCGTTGCCGAGGAAGATCTCAGTATACCTGCCCTTGTTCAGCTGTACCAAGCTGAAGTTACTGCCCTTACTGAGGCGCACGAGGAGATCATGCGAGATAAACGGCACCTAGAAAAACTACTGGAGCCGTATATCTCTTCCCGTTCCCCCGAACACGCGACAGAACCAGGAGAGGATATTCTGCTATATAAGGAAGGTTTCGACATACGTCTGCAACAATTCAACGAGAACTGTAAGAAGGCATCGAAGCTGGAGTGGATTCTCCAGCGGAAGTTGGCACAGGTGGCAGAAAAGGAGGAGAAGTCCGTAGTAGCGCACCCTTGCCAAGTACAAGCAACCTGCCGAGCCCTGAAGAAAATCAAAGACCAAGAACGACTAATAAAACTCCTCCAGCGTGAGCTCGACGAATGCTTGCACTACAATGACTTGTACGCGGAGCAGCTTCGGAAAATGAGAAGCGAGTGCAGCTCCTTGCCAGTGggggcgaagccgcagcctccCTTCTACTCTGTTCGGACGCTTCACCAGGATTACGACACCTCTTCCAAGTACTCGTCGGACTGGATGAGATTGATTCGTGTGAATCCGTCTGAGAACGTTCTTCCTCGGCTTGTCCACGAGGCATCTCCAAAAGGGCCGTTCAGGCCGGGGTACCGGCCGCCGAGAGATACACAGCCGCGAAAATTGGTAGAGCCTCCGCCGGGAATTCTTCCGGAGGCAGGGCAGAGAGTTACAGAGGACCAAAGCACGGCGACATCTCAATTGTTCAAAGCACTTGCCGGTATCACAGCCGCAGCCAACGACATCAGGAAGAGTGCGGTAAGCGAAGCAGCAAGGGAACCAAGACGACGTCGTTCTCGAGAGTCGAGCGGCATACCTTCACAAGCTTCCCCAAGGGATGGGCGACAACGGTCTAGGACAGAAAACTTAACGCGGCGCGAACCGTCCCCGCGCGTGTCGCCACGATGGCCaccagcagaggccgccgttTCACAGAcagaagccgcagaagcggACTTGTTCCTACAACGATCCATCCGTTCTGAGGGCCTACTGCGCAAGATGACCTCCAGGACACTGGCGAGTCCAAGAACAGCTGTACGAATGGGAACCAGGACGCTCCGTTCCCCAAGCGCCGAAGTCAGCGAACGGCCTGTGATCTCCCTCAGCCGAGCAATGTCTAGTGCGTTCCTGGGGGGGTGA
- a CDS encoding aspartate carbamoyltransferase (encoded by transcript BESB_019220), with translation MMAILPQFVDRVSHSSPLRSVVVCSQLPVAFRLSLIRQAEEKFYRSRLSSVSSLSSSDVVLFVTVASELRRLLLSREAEGASCSGHQCDAPQKNDLAWWELLKGKVVATVFFEPSTRTRCSFEAATLRLGGRLISCGDMQTTSSTKKGESLEDSVRMFAAYSDAIVLRHPEKGSMERAGEALDGVRQGRPPRALLSAGDGAGEHPTQALLDMLTLAQIRPRWWRAQLKIIESGSGSSGGSETAPGVRDARPTDSSLGVAFVGDLKHGRTVHSLAMLLSRFDCHLMAISTEASALPPAVEARVRKNFEAQGLSGEDRLICSSDFIGAIQAADVLYMTRLQSERLPEVNAGKPGQFPPSDYQLNRALLEKHARPHLRVMHPLPRREEVAVDVDGTPHCAYFTQAENGLYMRMALLAIFLNQKTARMLLGEESRWR, from the exons ATGATGGCGATTCTCCCGCAGTTTGTGGACCGGGTCAG CCACAGCTCCCCTTTGCGCTCTGTTGTTGTCTGCTCGCAGCTGCCCGTGgctttccgcctctctctgatCCGGCAGGCCGAAGAGAAGTTCTATCGGTCGCGTCTCAGCTcagtttcctctctctcctcgtcggaTGTTGTCCTATTCGTCACAGTGGCATCCGAACTTCGCAGACTGCTGCTGAGCCGTGAAGCTGAGGGCGCCAGTTGCTCTGGTCACCAATGCGATGCCCCCCAGAAAAACGATCTTGCATGGTGGGAGCTTCTCAAG GGAAAGGTTGTTGCGACGGTTTTCTTCGAGCCTAGCACTCGGACGCGATGCTCATTTGAGGCAGCTACACTCCGGCTGGGGGGCAGGCTTATCAGCTGCGGCGATATGCAG ACAACTTCGTCGACGAAAAAGGGGGAATCGCTGGAGGACAGCGTGAGAATGTTCGCCGCCTACAGTGACGCGATCGTACTCCGACACCCTGAGAAG GGGTCCATGGAGCGAGCAGGGGAAGCACTGGACGGCGTGCGACAGGggcggcctccacgcgctTTGCTGAGCGCAGGCGATGGCGCGGGGGAGCACCCGACGCAGGCCCTGCTCGACATGCTGACTCTGGCGCAGATTCGACCTCGTTGGTGGCGCGCACAGCTGAAGATCATTGAGTCAGGCAGCGGCAGTTCTGGGGGATCAGAGACTGCGCCAGGCGTTCGTGACGCGCGACCGACAGACAGTTCACTCGGTGTCGCATTCGTGGGAGACCTGAAGCACGGCCG GACCGTGCATTCCCTGGCGATGCTTCTGTCGCGCTTCGACTGTCATCTGATGGCTATAAGCACAGAAgcctccgccctccccccgGCAGTGGAAGCGCGTGTGAGGAAAAACTTTGAAGCACAG GGCCTGTCAGGAGAGGATCGACTCATCTGCTCTTCAGACTTCATCGGCGCCATTCAGGCGGCGGATGTCCTTTACATGACCCGCTTGCAGTCCGAGCGGCTTCCTGAAGTCAATGCCGGTAAACCCGGGCAGTTCCCACCAAGCGATTACCAGCTGAATCGGGCTCTGCTCGAGAAACACGCCCGCCCACATTTACGG GTCATGCatcctcttccgcgtcgtgAAGAGGTCGCAGTCGATGTGGATGGCACACCCCACTGTGCCTACTTCACCCAGGCGGAGAACGGCCTCTACATGCGGATGGCGCTTCTGGCAATCTTCTTGAATCAGAAGACGGCGCGCATGCTTTTAGGAGAGGAGAGTCGATGGCGATAA
- a CDS encoding hypothetical protein (encoded by transcript BESB_019230), translating into MRVHARRQAVAGGQPGRARLLVFLCLLFVACCVTKLTCGSEVLDHPVAVNVEDEFTMEFEDAMIDDDEDVDEDELDVDSWADEINTPDAVAVRLTQRIQQVYALVFRLVASAKAEDAAFMQELEHYFHAEVDSASFDALGGMELARMDAKKSRQLARAVVTKLRALLRQLEEVSRSVGPAAANTVREMVREGQALCESLSENLTEDEARSAAAEMVQDELRKSFVRTAAGMGGEDGDGGERQPVTFEDAEGDTPEEGREDGEANAVDKQDGDFQEVAPERS; encoded by the coding sequence ATGCGGGTCCACGCGCGTCGTCAGGCAGTAGCGGGAGGTCAGCCtggccgcgctcgcctccttgtTTTCCTGTGCTTGCTGTTCGTTGCTTGCTGTGTCACAAAGTTAACATGCGGATCTGAGGTTCTTGACCATCCTGTGGCTGTGAATGTGGAGGATGAATTCACGATGGAGTTCGAGGACGCCATGAttgacgacgacgaggatgTTGATGAGGATGAACTCGATGTGGATTCATGGGCTGATGAGATTAATACTCCGGACGCCGTGGCAGTTAGATTGACGCAGCGGATACAGCAGGTGTACGCGTTGGTCTTTCGCCTCGTAGCctcagcgaaggcggaggacgcagcaTTCATGCAAGAGCTGGAACACTACTTTCATGCGGAAGTCGACAGCGCAAGCTTCGACGCTCTGGGCGGCATGGAGCTTGCGCGGATGGACGCAAAGAAGTCTCGTCAACTAGCCAGGGCCGTCGTGACGAAGTTGCGTGCTCTTCTGCGCCAGCTGGAGGAGGTTTCACGCAGTGTTggaccagcagcagcaaacACCGTTAGGGAGATGGTGCGAGAGGGCCAGGCGCTGTGCGAATCTCTGTCGGAAAACTTGACGGAGGACGAAGCCAggagcgcagcggcagaaaTGGTACAGGACGAGCTGCGGAAGTCTTTTGTTCGAACGGCAGCGGGAATGGGTGGAGAGGACGGTGACGGTGGCGAGCGCCAGCCGGTAACTTTCGAGGACGCTGAAGGAGACACCCCAGAAGAAGGAagggaagacggcgaggcgaacgcagTGGACAAACAGGACGGAGACTTCCAGGAAGTTGCACCAGAACGCAGCTGA